The DNA window CGTCCTCGACGGTGTGGTGGTCGTCGATGTGCAGGTCGCCGTCGGCCCTGACGGTCAGGTCGAACAGGCCGTGGCGGGCGAAGCTGTCCAGCATGTGGTCGAAAAAGCCGATACCCGTCTCGACGGTGGACTCGCCGTCGCCGTCCACGTCGAGCGTCACCTCGATGGTCGTCTCCGCCGTCTCGCGCGTCACGGCGGCGGTGCGGTCGCTCATATCGGGGTAATTCGGCCGGAGCTACAAGGTGGTTCCGTTCAGGGAGCTACAGGGTGGTTCCGGTCGGGAAGCTAGACAGGTGTCTGACGCAGTTATATTTACCTCGAGCTCCAAAGAGAACATGTGTTAAAACGAGATATGCTCAGCGTCCTGTTGGTCGCCATCGGGGTCCTCCTCTCCGGGACGGTGCCCGGTCTCGTCATCGGCGCCCCCATGGCCGCTCTCGGGGCCTACGCCATCGTAGACCCCCGACTCGGCGATACGCCGGACGTGCTTGGTCACCTCGCCGGACAGACCCGCTAATCGAGCGCGTCCACTGCCTCCGACAGCGAGAACGCGCCCTGATAGAGCGCACTCCCGACGACCACGGCGCTCGCACCCGCATCGCGGAGCGTCCGAATGTCGTCCACGGACGCGACACCACCGCTCGCCACGACCGGTATTTCGACTGCCTCGGCGACTCGCCGAACAGGACCAGTCTGAACCCCCTCCATCCGACCCTCCACGTCGACGTCGGTGAACAGGATAGCGCCAGCGCCGAGTTCCTCGTATCTGGTCGCGGCCTCGGCCGGGTCGAGTCCGGTCGATTCCGTCCACCCCGAGACGAGAACTTCCCCGTCTTTGGCGTCGAGACTCACCATAACCGAGCCGGGGTATTCCTCGCTGATTTCGGCGACGATATCCGGATTTTCTATCGCGGCGGTGCCGAGGATAACGCGGTCGACGCCGCGCGACAGGAGGTCGGTGGCATCGGTGGCGGTGCGAATGCCGCCGCCGAGTTGCACCTCGACGTCGACCGCACCCAAA is part of the Haladaptatus paucihalophilus DX253 genome and encodes:
- the hisA gene encoding 1-(5-phosphoribosyl)-5-[(5-phosphoribosylamino)methylideneamino]imidazole-4-carboxamide isomerase yields the protein MFPTFEVVPAVDMQDGEVVQLVQGEIGTETTYGDPVDAAEKWVEGGAETLHLVDLDGAFDGERKNAAAVESILGAVDVEVQLGGGIRTATDATDLLSRGVDRVILGTAAIENPDIVAEISEEYPGSVMVSLDAKDGEVLVSGWTESTGLDPAEAATRYEELGAGAILFTDVDVEGRMEGVQTGPVRRVAEAVEIPVVASGGVASVDDIRTLRDAGASAVVVGSALYQGAFSLSEAVDALD